From the Pomacea canaliculata isolate SZHN2017 linkage group LG4, ASM307304v1, whole genome shotgun sequence genome, one window contains:
- the LOC112562051 gene encoding uncharacterized protein LOC112562051 codes for MAPAQNNSFDFYMAENIYSDVPSDTEETNFDSLLDQCKIPPYQDTQQQQCMSDTGGMGDVGEGFDLMCDISSSHLTLEEDVEQSVASSVSARCDVSLGPSSTFVNVSHRSPSPLSAVSQAATAGTHFDSNWPSVSDDDGDSCSMQKEEKEVNSTVGQNKESPVEIPSRRQPLPDYQTMTPWTNDSLRQASSIFYPPSHEIPCFMLNPNVLEGQERTKSPKASPPQHSPSVNRSSTAVTTTVDSPTLRQPSLVSRMYASKASLPSLAAQRLSREKRFRKTAEALHKCGLWDIAMKTGTLVKRNSELQKEIDAFRAEAMAFLKSVIRNPENKDLRLSSASTYSLPTTQNWSVKGTDSGDSDMSTVGGNKISSSCSSTTSGYTTCHTGSSIRQSSPSLK; via the exons ATGGCACCTGCACAGAATAACTCCTTTGATTTCTACATGGCTGAAAATATATACAGTGATGTTCCTAGTGACACAGAAGAGACAAACTTTGATTCTCTTTTGGACCAATGCAAGATTCCACCTTACCAAGATACGCAGCAACAACAGTGTATGTCTGACACTGGTGGAATGGGTGATGTGGGTGAGGGGTTTGACCTTATGTGTGATATCAGCTCTTCACACCTCACCTTGGAGGAGGATGTGGAGCAAAGTGTAGCAAGCTCTGTTTCAG cAAGGTGCGATGTGTCCTTGGGTCCCTCCAGCACGTTTGTTAATGTTAGTCACAGAAGTCCAAGTCCACTCTCAGCTGTTTCACAGGCAGCTACTGCTGGTACACATTTTGACTCCAACTGGCCAAGTGTTTCTGATG ATGATGGTGACAGTTGTTCCatgcaaaaagaagaaaaggaagtgaACAGTACTGTTGGCCAGAATAAA gagTCACCTGTTGAAATTCCAAGCCGACGACAGCCTCTGCCTGATTACCAGACCATGACACCATGGACCAATGACAGCTTACGTCAAGCCAGTAGCATATTTTACCCTCCAAGTCATGAAATTCCTTGTTTCATGTTGAATCCAAATGTTTTGGAGGGTCAAGAGAGGACCAAAAGTCCAAAAGCCTCACCACCCCAGCACTCTCCATCTGTTAACCGATCTTCTACAGCTGTCACCACAACAGTAGACAGCCCGACTCTTAGGCAGCCCAGTCTTGTCTCTCGCATGTATGCTTCAAAGGCATCGCTTCCTTCATTAGCTGCACAACGTCTCAGTAGAGAAAAACGGTTTAGAAAAACGGCTGAAGCCTTGCATAAATGTGGTTTGTGGGACATAGCGATGAAGACAGGCACCTTGGTGAAACGCAATTCTGAACTGCAAAAGGAGATAGATGCATTTCGGGCTGAGGCCATGGCATTCCTAAAATCTGTGATCAGAAACCCAGAGAACAAAGATCTGAGACTGTCTTCTGCCTCTACATACAGCTTACCCACAACACAAAACTGGTCAGTCAAAGGCACAGATAGTGGAGATTCAGACATGTCCACTGTGGGTGGCAATAAAATTTCAAGCAGCTGCAGCTCCACTACCAGTGGCTACACAACATGTCACACTGGTAGCAGCATCAGGCAGTCTAGTCCAAGCCTGAAGTGA
- the LOC112562052 gene encoding uncharacterized protein LOC112562052: MSSLVPMRCMPLRLKPGQELKTTLMHYVQDQKLKAAFIVTCVGSVLRATLRMANSKTITTFEGPFEIVSLVGTLSGGEGHLHISLSDKNGKVIGGHVIGDLDIYTTAEIVLGECENTSFLREYDSETGYDELVVYHDEKATA, from the exons ATG TCTTCTCTAGTGCCCATGCGCTGCATGCCACTGAGGCTGAAGCCTGGCCAGGAGTTGAAGACAACGCTCATGCACTATGTCCAGGATCAAAAGTTAAAAGCTGCATTCATTGTTACCTGCGTTGGGAGTGTCTTGAGGGCAACCCTTCGTATGGCCAATTCCAAAACT ATTACAACATTTGAAGGGCCATTTGAAATAGTTTCCCTTGTGGGAACATTAAGTGGTGGAGAAGGCCATCTGCACATCAGCTTGAGTGACAAGAATGGAAAGGTTATTGGCGGGCATGTTATTGGTGACCTGGACATTTACACCACAGCTGAAATAGTGTTAGGGGAATGCGAAAATACTAGTTTTCTGCGAGAATATGACAGTGAAACTGGATATGATGAACTTGTAGTCTATCATGATGAAAAAGCCACTGCATGA